A genomic stretch from Pontivivens ytuae includes:
- the hflC gene encoding protease modulator HflC has protein sequence MNRMMVFLGGLLLLVIALLSSIYVVDERQRALVLQFGQIRDVRPDPGIGFKIPIIQTVAYYDDRILSLDTEPLEVTPLDDRRLVVDAFARWRISDVVRFRERTGASGDFAVLAGQQRLETVLNSALREVLGSVTSNTVLSADRVALMNQIRDRAADETSELGIEVVDVRIKRADLPEQNLEETFNRMRAERLREAEDERARGQEAALRVRSLADRTAVEIRSEAQRDSEIVRGEADAQRNAIFAEAFGQDPEFFAFYRSLAAYERALQGENSTMVITPDSEFFEYLAGDQFEGSAPQVGGGEVEIPEAIQEAQEEAEQAVQEQSEMPDAETGELPSEQEEDGELEDLIDEAVPTQ, from the coding sequence ATGAACCGTATGATGGTCTTTCTCGGCGGTCTCCTGCTTCTGGTCATCGCCCTCCTATCCTCGATCTACGTGGTGGACGAGCGGCAGCGCGCGCTCGTGCTCCAGTTCGGTCAGATTCGCGACGTGCGGCCCGATCCGGGCATCGGCTTCAAGATCCCGATTATCCAGACGGTCGCGTACTACGACGACCGGATCCTCAGCCTCGACACCGAACCGCTCGAGGTCACGCCGCTCGATGATCGCCGCCTGGTCGTGGATGCGTTCGCGCGCTGGCGGATCTCGGACGTGGTCCGGTTCCGCGAGCGGACGGGTGCGAGCGGCGACTTCGCCGTGCTCGCCGGTCAGCAGCGGCTGGAGACGGTTCTGAACTCCGCCCTGCGGGAGGTTCTGGGTTCGGTGACGTCGAACACCGTGCTCTCCGCCGACCGGGTGGCGCTGATGAACCAGATCCGCGACCGCGCGGCAGACGAGACCTCCGAGCTCGGCATCGAAGTGGTCGACGTCCGGATCAAGCGCGCCGATCTGCCGGAGCAGAACCTGGAAGAAACCTTCAACCGGATGCGGGCCGAGCGTCTGCGCGAGGCGGAGGACGAGCGCGCCCGGGGTCAGGAGGCTGCACTGCGCGTGCGCTCGCTGGCCGACCGGACCGCGGTCGAAATCCGCTCCGAAGCGCAGCGTGACAGCGAGATCGTTCGCGGTGAGGCCGACGCCCAGCGGAACGCGATCTTCGCCGAAGCCTTTGGCCAGGATCCGGAATTCTTCGCCTTCTACCGCTCCCTCGCGGCCTACGAGCGGGCGCTGCAGGGCGAGAACTCCACCATGGTGATCACGCCCGACAGCGAGTTCTTCGAGTACCTCGCGGGTGATCAGTTCGAAGGCTCCGCGCCGCAGGTCGGCGGTGGCGAGGTCGAGATCCCGGAGGCGATCCAGGAGGCTCAGGAAGAGGCCGAGCAGGCCGTTCAGGAGCAGTCCGAGATGCCCGATGCCGAAACCGGCGAGCTTCCCTCCGAGCAGGAGGAAGACGGTGAGCTCGAAGACCTCATCGACGAGGCGGTTCCGACCCAATGA
- the xseA gene encoding exodeoxyribonuclease VII large subunit has translation MSELFDDGDAPGENAPALSVSDLSQAVKRAIEGGFGHVRVRGEVGRVSRPRSGHVYLDLKDDRAVLAAVIWKGVASGLRTQPEEGMEVVATGRLTTFAGQSRYQLVIEHVAPAGVGALMAMLEKRKAALAAEGLFAAERKRPLPPLPKVIGVVTSPSGAVIRDILHRLRDRFPREVLVWPVAVQGEKCAPEVAAAIRGFNALPPDGPVPRPDLLIVARGGGSLEDLWGFNEEVVVRAAAESEIPLISAVGHETDTTLIDLAADRRAPTPTAAAEMAVPVRAELLSTLAGYEDRRVRALARLLRERGERLRGLVRGLPRPQALLADRSQRLDALGDRLPLALSSGADRKRLALSEITRALDPARLAARLGGLRAELRAQSLGRALAHRVERARDRLGALRPSPVPVANRLRTASRELQGVEARLGRAAARALPDRQRNLSALSRTLETLSYHRTLERGYAVVRSDGTLVGPTTELPPGTPLDIAFAGERHVAARVEGEGAARPKKRKAKTPAPEQGQLF, from the coding sequence ATGAGTGAGCTATTCGACGATGGTGACGCGCCGGGGGAAAACGCCCCGGCGCTGTCCGTTTCCGATCTCAGCCAGGCGGTGAAACGCGCCATCGAGGGCGGCTTCGGCCACGTCCGGGTGCGCGGCGAGGTGGGGCGCGTATCGCGCCCGCGCTCCGGGCACGTCTATCTCGACCTCAAGGACGACCGCGCCGTCCTCGCCGCCGTGATCTGGAAGGGCGTGGCCTCCGGCCTGCGCACCCAGCCGGAGGAGGGCATGGAGGTCGTGGCCACCGGCCGCCTGACCACCTTCGCCGGGCAGTCCCGCTATCAGCTCGTGATCGAGCATGTGGCGCCTGCGGGCGTCGGCGCGCTGATGGCGATGCTGGAAAAGCGCAAGGCGGCGCTGGCCGCCGAGGGGCTGTTCGCCGCCGAACGCAAGCGGCCCCTGCCGCCACTGCCGAAGGTCATCGGGGTGGTGACCTCGCCTTCGGGCGCGGTGATCCGCGACATCCTCCACCGCCTGCGCGACCGCTTCCCGCGGGAGGTGCTGGTCTGGCCCGTCGCCGTGCAGGGCGAGAAATGCGCACCCGAGGTGGCCGCCGCGATCCGGGGCTTCAACGCGCTGCCGCCGGACGGCCCGGTGCCGCGGCCCGACCTGCTGATCGTCGCGCGGGGCGGCGGTTCGTTGGAGGACTTGTGGGGCTTCAACGAGGAAGTCGTGGTCCGTGCGGCGGCCGAGAGCGAGATCCCCCTGATCTCCGCTGTGGGGCATGAGACCGACACAACGCTGATCGACCTCGCTGCCGACCGCCGCGCGCCGACACCGACTGCGGCGGCCGAGATGGCGGTGCCGGTGCGGGCGGAGCTTCTGTCCACGCTTGCGGGCTACGAGGATCGGCGCGTCCGCGCGCTCGCCCGCCTGCTGCGCGAACGCGGTGAGCGGCTGCGCGGGCTCGTTCGCGGGCTGCCGCGGCCGCAAGCGCTGCTCGCCGACCGCTCCCAACGGCTCGATGCGCTGGGGGACCGGTTGCCGCTGGCCTTGTCGAGTGGGGCGGACCGGAAACGGCTGGCCCTCTCCGAAATCACCCGCGCGCTCGACCCCGCGCGCCTCGCCGCGCGTCTTGGCGGCCTGCGCGCGGAGCTGCGGGCGCAGTCGCTGGGCCGGGCTTTGGCCCACCGGGTGGAGCGGGCAAGGGATCGCCTTGGCGCCCTGCGTCCCTCACCGGTGCCGGTCGCCAATCGCCTGCGCACCGCGTCGCGCGAGTTGCAGGGCGTGGAAGCGCGGCTCGGCCGCGCCGCGGCCCGCGCGCTCCCGGACCGCCAGCGCAACCTTTCCGCTCTCTCCCGGACACTGGAGACGCTGAGCTACCACCGGACCCTCGAACGCGGCTACGCGGTGGTGCGCAGCGACGGCACCCTCGTCGGTCCCACCACCGAGCTGCCGCCCGGCACCCCGCTCGACATCGCCTTCGCCGGGGAGCGCCACGTCGCCGCCCGGGTGGAGGGCGAGGGTGCCGCCCGTCCGAAGAAGCGCAAGGCCAAGACACCCGCGCCGGAGCAGGGCCAGCTCTTCTAA
- a CDS encoding thioredoxin domain-containing protein, with protein sequence MTGLETPPGSERSAGLAVELDEALAARVNHVPRTHHLRPDGSPRFVNRLIREASPYLIQHAHNPVDWRPWGEEALAEAAALDRPVFLSVGYATCHWCHVMEEESFDDLEVAAVLNASFVPVKLDREQRPDVDQAYILATMLQHRHAGWPNSVWLMPDGRPFHTGTYFPKPQFVQVLGAIAQGWQGGQRDQFEGVAGQLADAMRRIPAQSAPPAELTEAPTRAVADLVRLFNAEHGGFSQGTQFPQEGNLLFLMDHWRRTGDAAARDAALTSLIHMAAGGLHDHVGGGFHRYTVDVNWRTPHFEKMLYNQALLMRCYTEAWQIAGRPDFARAVARCADYVLRDMTAPDGAFYSAEDADSLDVTGKQEEGAFYVWPPEEVEDDWLRDTLNLHAAPTLEAGPVAHLTPGAAVDFDRLDTGLEALRLRRDARPRPLRDDKVIGGWNGLMIRALAEAGAAFARPEWTEAAARAFDAVMTRLGPIEEMARLDLDGTRREAANLSDLAWLGLAALSLGRIDEAAQMADAALARFSTDGRLALTLDGPLGPVLETEDGAVPSGESSALELLALLDAAAPDPERRAKAEALVTALSGRLAEMPVARLEALRASRILTDGAAGWHRRIGPVQLILRRTQDDFTLDLHIAEGWHLTAGAHRADRRPLTLDGADIDWPEPTSGPDGPVWQNTLTLPLRPAGDTLTVSWQPCADTHCLLPVTVEFRWP encoded by the coding sequence TTGACCGGCCTCGAGACCCCGCCCGGGTCGGAGCGGAGCGCGGGGCTGGCGGTCGAGCTCGACGAGGCCCTCGCGGCCCGCGTGAACCACGTGCCGCGCACTCACCACTTGCGGCCCGATGGCAGCCCGCGCTTCGTGAACCGGCTGATCCGCGAGGCCTCGCCCTATCTCATTCAGCACGCCCATAACCCGGTGGACTGGCGGCCCTGGGGTGAGGAGGCGCTGGCGGAGGCCGCCGCCCTCGACCGGCCCGTCTTCCTCTCCGTCGGCTACGCCACCTGCCACTGGTGCCACGTGATGGAGGAGGAGAGCTTCGACGATCTGGAGGTGGCCGCGGTTCTGAACGCCTCCTTCGTCCCAGTGAAGCTCGACCGGGAGCAGCGGCCCGATGTCGACCAGGCCTATATCCTCGCGACGATGCTGCAACACCGCCACGCGGGCTGGCCGAACTCGGTCTGGCTGATGCCGGACGGGCGGCCGTTTCACACCGGGACCTACTTCCCGAAACCGCAATTCGTGCAGGTCCTCGGCGCGATTGCGCAGGGCTGGCAGGGGGGCCAGCGCGACCAGTTCGAGGGCGTCGCGGGCCAACTCGCCGACGCGATGCGGCGCATCCCGGCCCAAAGCGCGCCGCCCGCGGAGCTGACGGAGGCGCCCACCCGCGCCGTCGCCGACCTCGTCCGGCTCTTCAACGCGGAGCATGGCGGCTTCTCCCAAGGCACCCAGTTCCCGCAGGAGGGCAACCTCCTGTTCCTGATGGACCACTGGCGGCGGACGGGGGATGCCGCAGCGCGCGATGCGGCACTCACCTCGCTGATCCACATGGCCGCGGGCGGGCTGCACGATCATGTGGGCGGCGGCTTCCACCGCTACACGGTGGACGTGAATTGGCGCACCCCGCACTTCGAGAAGATGCTCTACAATCAGGCGCTTCTAATGCGATGTTACACCGAGGCCTGGCAGATCGCGGGCCGCCCCGACTTCGCCCGCGCCGTCGCCCGCTGCGCCGACTACGTGCTGCGCGACATGACCGCGCCCGACGGCGCGTTCTACTCGGCGGAGGATGCGGACAGCCTCGATGTCACGGGCAAGCAGGAGGAAGGCGCCTTCTACGTCTGGCCGCCGGAGGAGGTGGAGGACGACTGGCTGCGCGACACGCTCAACCTGCATGCCGCACCGACGCTGGAGGCTGGGCCGGTGGCGCATCTGACGCCCGGCGCGGCGGTAGATTTCGATCGGCTGGACACGGGGCTCGAAGCGCTGCGCCTGCGCCGCGACGCCCGCCCCCGCCCGCTGCGCGACGACAAGGTCATCGGCGGCTGGAACGGGCTGATGATCCGGGCGTTGGCCGAGGCGGGCGCGGCCTTCGCGCGCCCCGAGTGGACCGAAGCCGCGGCGCGCGCCTTCGACGCCGTGATGACCCGGCTCGGCCCGATCGAGGAGATGGCACGGCTCGACCTCGACGGCACGCGGCGGGAGGCGGCGAACCTCTCCGATCTCGCCTGGCTCGGCCTCGCAGCTCTGTCGCTGGGCCGAATCGACGAGGCCGCGCAGATGGCCGACGCCGCCCTCGCCCGGTTCTCGACCGACGGGCGGCTGGCGCTGACCCTCGACGGCCCCCTCGGCCCGGTGCTGGAGACGGAGGACGGCGCGGTACCGTCGGGCGAGTCCTCCGCGCTGGAGCTCCTCGCCCTGCTCGACGCGGCCGCCCCCGATCCGGAACGGCGGGCAAAGGCGGAGGCGCTGGTCACCGCCCTGTCCGGCCGCCTCGCGGAGATGCCAGTGGCCCGGCTGGAGGCCCTGCGCGCCAGCCGCATCCTCACCGACGGCGCGGCGGGCTGGCACCGGCGCATCGGTCCGGTGCAGCTGATCCTGCGCCGCACCCAGGACGACTTCACCCTCGACCTGCACATCGCCGAGGGCTGGCACCTGACGGCGGGCGCGCATCGCGCCGACCGTCGCCCCCTGACGCTCGACGGCGCCGACATCGACTGGCCCGAGCCCACCTCGGGTCCCGACGGCCCCGTCTGGCAGAACACCCTCACCCTGCCCTTGCGCCCCGCGGGCGATACCCTCACCGTGTCGTGGCAGCCCTGCGCCGACACGCACTGCCTGCTGCCCGTGACCGTGGAGTTCCGATGGCCCTGA
- a CDS encoding NAD(P)H-dependent oxidoreductase subunit E translates to MALDERKGIWKSGKGKGRATPKGRQYDDAALAEVQALLGDRPRRRDLLIEFLHLIQDAHGHLSAAHLRALAEEMRLSQAEVYEVATFYAHFDVVKEGETPPPALTIRVCDSLACELAGAQALKAALEDGLDPAEVRVLRAPCMGRCDTAPVLELGHHHIDHATPEKVQAAIAAGETHPVIPDYERFDTYRAAGGYDTLIALRGGAKTPDAVQDDVLSSGLRGMGGAGFPSGRKWSFVCGYEGPRYLAVNGDEGEPGTFKDRYVLERTPHSFLEGMLIAAWAVEAETCFIYMRDEYPAVLEILRREIAALEQAGLVAPGYIDLRRGAGAYICGEESAMIESIEGKRGLPRHRPPYVAEVGLFDRPTLVHNVETLHWIARICREGPGVFGDHGVNGRRGMRAYSVSGRVRNPGVYEVPAGQTIAQLIELAGGMAAGETFYAYQPGGPSSGLLPASMDDIPLDFDTLQEHGTFIGSAAVVVLSERDRARDAALNMLRFFEDESCGQCTPCRVGCEKAVKLMQAEHWDAGLLEELSTLMADASICGLGQAAPNPIRLTLKHFRHEVE, encoded by the coding sequence ATGGCGTTGGACGAGCGCAAGGGCATCTGGAAATCGGGCAAGGGCAAGGGGCGCGCGACGCCCAAGGGCCGCCAGTACGACGACGCGGCGCTGGCCGAGGTGCAGGCGCTGCTCGGCGACCGGCCGCGGCGGCGCGACCTGCTGATCGAGTTCCTGCATCTCATCCAGGATGCGCACGGCCACCTCTCCGCTGCCCACCTGCGTGCGTTGGCCGAGGAGATGCGGCTCTCCCAGGCGGAGGTCTACGAGGTCGCGACCTTCTACGCTCATTTCGACGTGGTGAAGGAGGGGGAGACCCCGCCCCCCGCGCTGACGATCCGGGTCTGCGACTCGCTCGCTTGCGAGCTCGCCGGGGCGCAGGCGCTGAAGGCCGCGCTGGAGGACGGGCTCGACCCGGCGGAGGTCCGCGTCCTGCGCGCCCCCTGCATGGGCCGCTGCGACACCGCGCCGGTGCTGGAGCTGGGCCACCATCATATTGACCACGCAACGCCAGAGAAGGTGCAGGCGGCCATCGCCGCAGGCGAAACCCATCCGGTGATCCCGGACTACGAGCGTTTCGACACCTATCGCGCCGCGGGCGGCTACGACACGCTCATCGCCCTGCGCGGCGGGGCGAAGACGCCCGACGCGGTGCAGGATGACGTACTCTCCTCCGGCCTGCGCGGCATGGGCGGGGCGGGCTTCCCGTCGGGTCGCAAGTGGTCCTTTGTCTGCGGCTACGAGGGCCCGCGCTACCTCGCGGTGAACGGCGATGAGGGCGAGCCGGGCACCTTCAAGGATCGCTACGTGCTGGAGCGGACGCCGCACAGCTTCCTCGAAGGGATGCTGATCGCCGCCTGGGCCGTCGAGGCCGAGACCTGCTTCATCTACATGCGCGACGAGTACCCGGCCGTGCTGGAGATCCTGCGGCGCGAGATCGCGGCACTTGAGCAGGCGGGCCTCGTCGCCCCTGGATATATCGACCTGCGCCGTGGCGCGGGCGCCTATATCTGCGGCGAGGAAAGCGCGATGATCGAGAGTATCGAGGGCAAGCGCGGCCTCCCACGGCACCGCCCGCCCTATGTGGCAGAGGTCGGTCTCTTCGACCGCCCGACCCTCGTCCACAATGTCGAGACGCTGCACTGGATCGCCCGCATCTGCCGCGAGGGGCCGGGCGTCTTCGGCGACCACGGCGTGAACGGGCGGCGCGGGATGCGGGCCTATTCCGTTTCGGGACGCGTGCGCAATCCGGGGGTCTACGAGGTGCCGGCCGGGCAGACGATCGCGCAACTGATTGAACTCGCAGGCGGCATGGCCGCGGGCGAGACCTTCTACGCCTACCAGCCCGGCGGCCCGTCCTCCGGCCTGCTGCCCGCCTCTATGGACGACATTCCGCTCGATTTCGACACGTTGCAGGAGCACGGCACCTTCATTGGCTCGGCGGCCGTGGTGGTGCTCTCCGAGCGGGACCGCGCGCGCGACGCAGCCCTCAACATGCTGCGCTTCTTCGAGGATGAAAGCTGCGGTCAGTGCACCCCTTGCCGCGTCGGTTGCGAGAAAGCGGTGAAGTTGATGCAGGCCGAGCACTGGGATGCGGGCCTGCTGGAGGAGCTGTCGACCCTCATGGCCGACGCCTCTATCTGCGGGCTGGGCCAGGCGGCGCCGAACCCCATCCGCCTAACGCTGAAACACTTCCGCCACGAGGTGGAGTAG